One genomic window of Opisthocomus hoazin isolate bOpiHoa1 chromosome 16, bOpiHoa1.hap1, whole genome shotgun sequence includes the following:
- the ZBTB48 gene encoding zinc finger and BTB domain-containing protein 48 isoform X1 → MTAAAHSVRVLRELNRQRAAGQFCDATLGVGGREFRAHWPVLASCSRFFRARGPGGPVALPEGLADTFQLLLDFFYTGRLALTAHNRARLLAAAEQLGVPDAVALCRAFRPAAPRHRPRRPAPPRPAGPDSAATPQTGGQAVRGGERSRGGYRGRRPGGAVTAACSPQASPPAPEEAAAGGGAESLSEKKDLRSKKSPPAPGKAAGSAGAAGSRKGTAGPVECPTCHKTFLSKYYLKVHNRKHTGEKPFECSKCGKCYFRKENLLEHEARNCMNRSEQVFACSVCKEAFKRRMELRLHMVSHTGEMPYKCSSCAQQFMQKKDLQSHMIKLHGAPKPHACSTCSKCFLSRTELRLHEAFKHRGEKLFVCEECGHRASSRNGLQMHIKAKHRNERPYVCEFCHHAFTQKANLNMHLRTHTGEKPFQCHLCGKTFRTQASLDKHNRTHTGERPFSCEFCEQRFTEKGPLLRHIASRHQEGRPHFCQICGKTFKAVEQLRVHVRRHKGVRKFECTECGYKFTRQAHLRRHMEIHDRVENYNPRQRKLRNLIIEDEKAVVVALQPPPELEVGSAEVIVESLSRSSLPEELPVQRLCSNENFSTADVIEQSLIITTTIPEDCET, encoded by the exons ATGACGGCGGCGGCGCACAGCGTCCGCGTGCTGCGCGAGCTGAACCGGCAGCGCGCGGCGGGGCAGTTCTGCGACGCGACGCTGGGCGTGGGCGGGCGCGAGTTCCGCGCGCACTGGCCGGTGCTGGCGAGCTGCTCCCGCTTCTTCCGCGCCCGCGGGCCCGGCGGGCCGGTGGCGCTGCCCGAGGGCCTGGCCGAcaccttccagctcctcctcgaCTTCTTCTACACCGGGCGCCTGGCGCTGACCGCCCACAACCGCGCCCGGCTGCTGGCCGCCGCCGAGCAGCTCGGGGTGCCAGACGCCGTGGCGCTCTGCCGCGCCttccgccccgccgcgccccgccaccggccccgccgtcccgccccaccccgccccgcgGGCCCGGACAGCGCGGCGACCCCGCAGACCGGCGGCCAGGCGGTGCGtggcggggagcggagcagggGGGGGTACCGGGGGCGCCGGCCTGGCGGCGCGGTGACGGCCGCCTGTTCCCCGCAGgcctcccccccggccccggaggaggcggcggcaggcGGCGGCGCCGAGTCCCTCTCCGAGAAGAAGGACCTGAGGAGCAAAaagagccccccggccccggggaaggcggccggcagcgcgggggcggcggggagcaggAAGGGTACAGCGGGGCCGGTCGAGTGCCCCACGTGCCATAAAACCTTCCTCAGCAAATACTACCTGAAGGTGCACAACAG GAAacacactggagaaaagccattCGAGTGTTCCAAATGTGGCAAATGTTACTTCAGAAAGGAGAATCTCCTGGAACACGAAGCCAGAAACTGCATGAACCGGTCTGAGCAG GTTTTCGCGTGTTCGGTCTGCAAGGAGGCGTTCAAGAGGCGAATGGAGCTGCGGCTGCACATGGTGTCGCACACGGGGGAGATGCCATACAAG tgCTCCTCCTGCGCCCAGCAGTTCATGCAGAAGAAGGACCTGCAGAGCCACATGATAAAGCTGCATGGCGCGCCAAAGCCCCACGCg TGCTCGACCTGCTCCAAGTGCTTTCTGTCTCGGACAGAGCTGCGCCTGCACGAGGCCTTCAAGCACCGGGGGGAGAAGCTGTTTGTCTGCGAGGAGTGCGGGCATAGGGCCTCGAGTCGCAACGGCCTGCAGATGCACATCAAGGCCAAGCACAG GAACGAGCGGCCCTACGTTTGCGAGTTCTGCCACCACGCCTTCACGCAGAAAGCCAACCTCAACATGCACCTGCGCACGCACACCGGCGAGAAGCCCTTCCAGTGCCACCTCTGCGGCAAGACCTTCAGGACGCAAG CAAGCTTGGACAAGCACAACCGGACGCACACCGGGGAGCGTCCCTTCAGCTGCGAGTTCTGCGAGCAGCGCTTCACGGAGAAGGGGCCCCTGCTGCGGCACATCGCCAGCCGGCACCAGGAGGGGCGGCCGCACTTCTGCCAGATCTGCGGGAAGACGTTCAAAG CGGTGGAGCAGCTGCGCGTCCACGTCCGCCGGCACAAGGGCGTGAGGAAGTTCGAGTGCACCGAGTGCGGCTACAAGTTCACGCGGCAG GCTCACCTCAGGCGCCACATGGAGATCCACGACCGGGTGGAGAACTACAACCCCCGGCAGCGGAAGCTGCGGAACCTCATCATCGAGGACGAGAAGGCCGTGGTGGTGGCACTGCAGCCGCCCCCGGAGCTGGAGGTGGGCTCGGCCGAGGTGATCGTGGAGTCCCTGTCCCGCAGCTCCCTGCCCGAGGAGCTCCCCGTGCAAAGACTCTGCTCAAACGAGAACTTCTCTACGGCGGATGTGATTGAGCAATCGCTAATTATAACCACGACGATTCCCGAAGACTGTGAAACATAA
- the ZBTB48 gene encoding zinc finger and BTB domain-containing protein 48 isoform X2, with protein MTAAAHSVRVLRELNRQRAAGQFCDATLGVGGREFRAHWPVLASCSRFFRARGPGGPVALPEGLADTFQLLLDFFYTGRLALTAHNRARLLAAAEQLGVPDAVALCRAFRPAAPRHRPRRPAPPRPAGPDSAATPQTGGQAASPPAPEEAAAGGGAESLSEKKDLRSKKSPPAPGKAAGSAGAAGSRKGTAGPVECPTCHKTFLSKYYLKVHNRKHTGEKPFECSKCGKCYFRKENLLEHEARNCMNRSEQVFACSVCKEAFKRRMELRLHMVSHTGEMPYKCSSCAQQFMQKKDLQSHMIKLHGAPKPHACSTCSKCFLSRTELRLHEAFKHRGEKLFVCEECGHRASSRNGLQMHIKAKHRNERPYVCEFCHHAFTQKANLNMHLRTHTGEKPFQCHLCGKTFRTQASLDKHNRTHTGERPFSCEFCEQRFTEKGPLLRHIASRHQEGRPHFCQICGKTFKAVEQLRVHVRRHKGVRKFECTECGYKFTRQAHLRRHMEIHDRVENYNPRQRKLRNLIIEDEKAVVVALQPPPELEVGSAEVIVESLSRSSLPEELPVQRLCSNENFSTADVIEQSLIITTTIPEDCET; from the exons ATGACGGCGGCGGCGCACAGCGTCCGCGTGCTGCGCGAGCTGAACCGGCAGCGCGCGGCGGGGCAGTTCTGCGACGCGACGCTGGGCGTGGGCGGGCGCGAGTTCCGCGCGCACTGGCCGGTGCTGGCGAGCTGCTCCCGCTTCTTCCGCGCCCGCGGGCCCGGCGGGCCGGTGGCGCTGCCCGAGGGCCTGGCCGAcaccttccagctcctcctcgaCTTCTTCTACACCGGGCGCCTGGCGCTGACCGCCCACAACCGCGCCCGGCTGCTGGCCGCCGCCGAGCAGCTCGGGGTGCCAGACGCCGTGGCGCTCTGCCGCGCCttccgccccgccgcgccccgccaccggccccgccgtcccgccccaccccgccccgcgGGCCCGGACAGCGCGGCGACCCCGCAGACCGGCGGCCAGGCG gcctcccccccggccccggaggaggcggcggcaggcGGCGGCGCCGAGTCCCTCTCCGAGAAGAAGGACCTGAGGAGCAAAaagagccccccggccccggggaaggcggccggcagcgcgggggcggcggggagcaggAAGGGTACAGCGGGGCCGGTCGAGTGCCCCACGTGCCATAAAACCTTCCTCAGCAAATACTACCTGAAGGTGCACAACAG GAAacacactggagaaaagccattCGAGTGTTCCAAATGTGGCAAATGTTACTTCAGAAAGGAGAATCTCCTGGAACACGAAGCCAGAAACTGCATGAACCGGTCTGAGCAG GTTTTCGCGTGTTCGGTCTGCAAGGAGGCGTTCAAGAGGCGAATGGAGCTGCGGCTGCACATGGTGTCGCACACGGGGGAGATGCCATACAAG tgCTCCTCCTGCGCCCAGCAGTTCATGCAGAAGAAGGACCTGCAGAGCCACATGATAAAGCTGCATGGCGCGCCAAAGCCCCACGCg TGCTCGACCTGCTCCAAGTGCTTTCTGTCTCGGACAGAGCTGCGCCTGCACGAGGCCTTCAAGCACCGGGGGGAGAAGCTGTTTGTCTGCGAGGAGTGCGGGCATAGGGCCTCGAGTCGCAACGGCCTGCAGATGCACATCAAGGCCAAGCACAG GAACGAGCGGCCCTACGTTTGCGAGTTCTGCCACCACGCCTTCACGCAGAAAGCCAACCTCAACATGCACCTGCGCACGCACACCGGCGAGAAGCCCTTCCAGTGCCACCTCTGCGGCAAGACCTTCAGGACGCAAG CAAGCTTGGACAAGCACAACCGGACGCACACCGGGGAGCGTCCCTTCAGCTGCGAGTTCTGCGAGCAGCGCTTCACGGAGAAGGGGCCCCTGCTGCGGCACATCGCCAGCCGGCACCAGGAGGGGCGGCCGCACTTCTGCCAGATCTGCGGGAAGACGTTCAAAG CGGTGGAGCAGCTGCGCGTCCACGTCCGCCGGCACAAGGGCGTGAGGAAGTTCGAGTGCACCGAGTGCGGCTACAAGTTCACGCGGCAG GCTCACCTCAGGCGCCACATGGAGATCCACGACCGGGTGGAGAACTACAACCCCCGGCAGCGGAAGCTGCGGAACCTCATCATCGAGGACGAGAAGGCCGTGGTGGTGGCACTGCAGCCGCCCCCGGAGCTGGAGGTGGGCTCGGCCGAGGTGATCGTGGAGTCCCTGTCCCGCAGCTCCCTGCCCGAGGAGCTCCCCGTGCAAAGACTCTGCTCAAACGAGAACTTCTCTACGGCGGATGTGATTGAGCAATCGCTAATTATAACCACGACGATTCCCGAAGACTGTGAAACATAA
- the KLHL21 gene encoding kelch-like protein 21, giving the protein MAASAGGGAAAAAGEPAHAVSLLRGLSALRAERSLLDVTVVAGGREFGAHRAVLAAASGYFRAMFGGALREARAERVRLHGVEPECLARLLDFAYTGRVGGLGPDIAERLLRAADLLQFPAVKEACGAWLARQLEPANALDMQDFAEAFACPALAAAAHRFVLRHVGELGAQLERLPLPRLLSYLRDDGLCVPKEEAAFQLALRWVRADPAARAPLLPQLLAHVRLPFVRRFYLLAHVEGEPLVARCPPCLRLLREARDFQAARLDRHDRGPCARMRPRPSTGLAEILVLVGGCDRDCDELVTVDCYNPRTGHWRYLAEFPEHLGGGYSVAALGNDIYVTGGSDGSRLYDCVWRYNSSVNEWTEVSPMLKAREYHSSTVLDGLLYVIASDSTERYDHSLDSWEALQPMLYPMDNCSTTACRGKLFAIGSLAGKESMVMQCYDPDSDLWSLVNCGHLPPWSFAPKTVTLNGLMYFVRDDSAEVDVYNPAKNEWDKIPAMLQVHVGGSVAVLGGKLYVSGGYDNTFELSDVLEAYDPETRTWSVVGRLPEPIFWHGSVSIFRQFMPETTQEDDGIALDNTINLSRQHQNLHNQNLNELR; this is encoded by the exons ATGGCGGccagcgcgggcggcggggcggcagcggcggcgggagaGCCGGCGCACGCGGTGTCGCTGCTGCGGGGGCTGAGCGCGCTGCGGGCCGAGCGGAGCCTGCTGGACGTGACGGTGGTGGCCGGCGGCCGCGAGTTCGGGGCGCACCGCGCCGTCCTGGCCGCCGCCTCCGGCTACTTCCGCGCCATGTTCGGCGGGGCGCTGCGCGAGGCGCGGGCCGAGCGCGTGCGGCTGCACGGCGTCGAGCCCGAGTGCCTGGCGCGCCTCCTCGACTTCGCCTACACCGGCCGCGTGGGCGGGCTGGGCCCCGACATCGCCGAGCGCCTGCTGCGCGCCGCCGACCTGCTGCAGTTCCCCGCCGTCAAGGAGGCCTGCGGCGCCTGGCTGGCGCGCCAGCTGGAGCCCGCCAACGCCCTGGACATGCAGGACTTCGCCGAGGCCTTCGCCTGCCCGGCGCTGGCGGCCGCTGCCCACCGCTTCGTCCTGCGGCACGTGGGCGAGCTGGGCGCCCAGCTGGAGCGGCTGCCGCTGCCGCGCCTGCTCTCCTACCTGCGGGACGACGGGCTCTGCGTGCCCAAGGAGGAGGCCGCCTTCCAGCTGGCGCTGCGCTGGGTGCGCGCCGAcccggccgcccgcgccccgctgctgccgcagctcctgGCCCACGTCCGCCTGCCCTTTGTGCGCCGCTTCTACCTGCTGGCCCACGTGGAGGGCGAGCCGCTGGTggcccgctgcccgccctgcctgcgCCTGCTGCGCGAGGCCCGCGACTTCCAGGCCGCCCGCCTTGACCGCCACGACCGCGGGCCCTGCGCCCGCATGCGCCCCCGGCCCTCCACCGGCCTCGCCGAGATCCTCGTCCTCGTCGGTGGCTGCGACCGCGACTGCGATGAGCTCGTCACTGTTGACTGCTACAACCCGCGCACCGGGCACTGGCGCTACCTGGCCGAGTTCCCCGAGCACCTGGGCGGGGGCTACAGCGTCGCCGCACTGGGCAACGACATCTACGTCACCG GGGGATCGGACGGCTCGAGGCTGTACGACTGCGTCTGGAGGTACAACTCCAGCGTCAACGAGTGGACGGAGGTGTCCCCCATGCTGAAAGCCAGAGAGTACCACAGCTCCACGGTGCTGGACGGGCTGCTGTACGTGATCGCCTCCGACAGCACGGAGCGCTACGACCACTCGCTGGACAGCTGGGAGGCCCTGCAGCCCATGCTCTACCCCATGGACAACTGCTCCACCACCGCCTGCCGGGGCAAGCTCTTCGCCATAGGCTCCCTGGCAGGCAAGGAGTCCATGGTCATGCAGTGCTACGACCCCGACAGCGACCTGTGGTCCCTGGTGAACTGCGGCCACCTGCCTCCCTGGTCCTTCGCCCCGAAGACCGTCACCCTCAATGGCCTCATGTACTTCGTCAG AGATGACTCGGCCGAAGTGGATGTTTACAATCCGGCGAAGAATGAGTGGGATAAAATCCCGGCCATGCTTCAG GTTCACGTGGGGGGGAGCGTGGCCGTGCTCGGCGGGAAGCTCTATGTCTCCGGGGGCTATGATAACACGTTTGAACTCTCGGATGTCCTGGAAGCCTACGACCCCGAGACGCGAACGTGGAGCGTGGTGGGCCGACTGCCCGAGCCCATCTTCTGGCATGGCAGCGTCAGCATATTCCGGCAGTTCATGCCGGAAACAACGCAGGAGGACGACGGCATCGCGCTGGACAACACCATCAACCTGAGCAGGCAGCACCAGAACCTCCACAACCAGAACCTTAACGAGCTTCGTTAG